The Algihabitans albus genome includes a window with the following:
- a CDS encoding GntR family transcriptional regulator, with the protein MSAPQSKSDALYQRVRQDILTLRLPPGAALRLPTLSDRYGLGLTPLRECMNRLSAERFVVPEHNKGFRVAPLSLPDLLDLERTRSIIEGALFAEAVASGDEAWEAEIVGSFHHLSKTPFPSVLHAPEELEVWTKHHAAFHSALIGAASSIWMHRFRTALGDQLGRYHRFIQAGLRELSETEPDTAGPAAQAFSSAMALGPHQALYDVALARDAQAARELFNAHSNLSIQAFEHLVALLPDQVGVAPQRPNLTEATL; encoded by the coding sequence ATGTCCGCGCCGCAGTCGAAATCCGATGCTCTCTATCAGCGGGTTCGTCAGGATATCCTGACCCTCCGCCTGCCTCCAGGTGCGGCGCTGCGCCTGCCGACCCTGTCGGACCGGTATGGACTCGGTCTTACGCCGCTTCGGGAATGCATGAACCGGCTGAGCGCCGAAAGATTTGTGGTGCCGGAGCATAACAAGGGCTTCCGTGTGGCGCCCCTGTCACTTCCGGACCTGCTTGACCTGGAGCGTACGCGCAGCATCATCGAAGGTGCGCTTTTCGCCGAGGCCGTCGCCAGTGGCGACGAGGCCTGGGAAGCCGAGATTGTCGGTAGCTTCCATCACCTTTCGAAAACGCCCTTCCCATCCGTCCTCCACGCGCCGGAAGAGCTGGAGGTCTGGACCAAACACCACGCCGCTTTTCACAGCGCCTTGATCGGCGCTGCGTCGTCGATCTGGATGCACCGCTTCCGCACCGCGCTGGGCGATCAGCTAGGGCGCTATCACAGGTTCATCCAAGCGGGCCTGCGCGAGCTTTCGGAAACCGAACCCGACACGGCCGGCCCGGCGGCCCAGGCCTTTTCCAGCGCCATGGCGCTCGGTCCTCACCAGGCGCTTTACGACGTGGCGCTGGCGCGTGACGCCCAAGCCGCGCGGGAACTCTTCAACGCCCATTCCAACCTGTCGATTCAAGCCTTCGAACATCTCGTGGCGCTGCTGCCGGATCAGGTCGGTGTCGCCCCGCAGCGCCCAAACCTGACGGAGGCCACCTTGTGA
- a CDS encoding tryptophan 2,3-dioxygenase — protein MTRAYDSAGDGAKTSSAKGMSYSDYLSLDPILGAQNRRSDAHDEMLFIIQHQTSELWMRLALHELSTAREELTQGQFPAAFKMLTRVARIFEQLNNAWDVLRTMTPSEYTEFRAELGTSSGFQSHQYRLIEFILGNRNRAMLKVHEHRPELRHMLAQELETKSLYHVALDSLAKQLNTRFDPAIYRMDRPHTANDQVMDAWTRVYRAPHDFWTLYELAEKLVDLEDYFRRWRFNHVTTVERIIGFKPGTGGTSGVKYLRKMLEVELFPELWNMRGQL, from the coding sequence GTGACCAGAGCCTATGACTCCGCTGGCGACGGCGCCAAAACATCTTCTGCCAAGGGCATGAGCTATAGCGACTACCTATCGCTCGACCCGATCCTAGGGGCGCAGAACAGAAGATCGGATGCCCACGACGAGATGCTGTTCATCATCCAGCATCAAACGTCGGAGCTGTGGATGCGCCTGGCATTGCATGAGCTGTCAACCGCACGGGAGGAGCTCACTCAAGGCCAGTTCCCCGCGGCCTTCAAAATGTTGACCCGCGTGGCCCGCATATTCGAGCAGTTGAACAATGCTTGGGATGTGCTGCGAACGATGACGCCAAGCGAGTACACCGAGTTTCGCGCTGAACTCGGAACGTCGTCCGGGTTTCAGTCGCATCAGTATCGGTTGATCGAATTCATTCTCGGCAATCGCAACCGGGCGATGCTGAAGGTGCACGAGCACCGGCCGGAACTGCGGCATATGCTTGCCCAGGAGCTTGAGACGAAATCGCTTTATCACGTGGCGCTGGATAGCCTGGCCAAGCAGTTGAACACTCGCTTCGACCCCGCGATCTACCGGATGGATCGGCCGCATACCGCAAACGATCAGGTGATGGATGCCTGGACCCGCGTCTACCGGGCCCCACACGATTTCTGGACCCTTTACGAACTGGCGGAAAAGCTGGTGGATCTGGAAGATTACTTCCGCCGATGGCGCTTCAACCACGTCACGACCGTGGAACGCATCATCGGATTCAAACCCGGCACCGGCGGCACCTCAGGAGTGAAGTATCTGCGCAAGATGCTGGAGGTCGAACTGTTCCCCGAACTCTGGAACATGCGAGGCCAGCTGTGA